A genomic segment from Saprospiraceae bacterium encodes:
- a CDS encoding RagB/SusD family nutrient uptake outer membrane protein: MIRYVLGLMILMLMACTPKSNDPEFTIVDFENGLTVAYNYLAIFGNNYQPINDLSSDQIGIPGLGANLTIGDNLKELLTHTWTPGNTMVNNLWTNLYNGVNAANNTLAIAAEVAEEIGADELAEARALRAFEFFLLMDVFGNVQAFKEDVLSGNVSVPQLKRAEVFTFIETELKEIIPLLKPEPSYGKITRPVAQAILAKLYLNAEVYTGTANWAACRDACAAIIASNAYHLVDDYFDLFAIENATLADQSLLMVSTIPPSIHPSRLTIHPAQINVNSPSTSGFQNWAAIPEFYNLFDKINDKRALAFLIGPQKTANGTAILDASGNPIDYTSDYRNTSIYNSGARVLKYALDPTKTNYGDNDIVILRYADVLLMEAEALNELGDLNGAVALINQVRARAYTVAAPLNVGDFTQESLRAQILKERSQELMWEGWRRQDLIRHGQFCSGTWTQKLTVDDDCEKRKLFPIPQSVLDVNATLVQNPGY, from the coding sequence ATGATAAGGTATGTACTTGGACTAATGATTTTAATGCTTATGGCCTGTACACCGAAGTCAAATGATCCTGAATTCACCATTGTAGATTTCGAAAATGGGCTTACAGTAGCTTATAATTATTTAGCTATATTTGGCAATAATTATCAGCCTATCAACGATTTATCTTCGGATCAAATAGGGATACCTGGATTAGGTGCTAATTTAACTATAGGAGATAATCTAAAAGAATTATTGACGCATACTTGGACCCCAGGAAATACAATGGTTAATAATTTATGGACCAATCTATACAATGGCGTCAATGCGGCTAATAATACCCTTGCCATTGCTGCCGAAGTAGCAGAAGAAATTGGAGCGGATGAATTGGCTGAGGCACGAGCATTGAGAGCCTTTGAGTTTTTCCTTTTAATGGATGTATTTGGAAATGTTCAAGCCTTTAAAGAAGATGTATTATCAGGAAATGTATCGGTTCCTCAGTTGAAGCGGGCGGAGGTTTTTACTTTCATAGAAACGGAATTGAAAGAAATTATTCCGTTATTAAAACCGGAACCTTCTTATGGAAAGATCACTCGTCCAGTAGCACAAGCCATTTTGGCTAAGCTTTACCTAAATGCAGAAGTCTATACCGGAACGGCTAATTGGGCGGCCTGTCGCGATGCCTGTGCGGCCATAATAGCTAGTAATGCTTATCATTTGGTGGATGATTATTTTGATTTATTTGCCATTGAGAATGCTACTTTAGCTGACCAGTCGCTTTTAATGGTCTCCACCATTCCCCCTTCCATTCATCCTTCTCGTTTAACTATTCATCCGGCGCAGATTAATGTTAATAGCCCTTCGACATCCGGGTTTCAGAATTGGGCTGCTATCCCTGAATTTTATAACCTTTTTGATAAAATTAATGACAAAAGGGCGCTTGCTTTTTTAATTGGGCCCCAAAAAACGGCAAATGGAACCGCTATTTTGGATGCATCAGGAAATCCGATTGATTACACCTCGGACTATAGGAATACAAGCATTTATAATAGTGGTGCCAGGGTTTTAAAATATGCTTTAGATCCTACGAAGACCAATTATGGAGATAATGATATTGTCATTTTGAGGTATGCAGACGTCCTTCTGATGGAAGCAGAGGCCCTAAATGAATTGGGAGACCTCAACGGCGCTGTAGCATTAATTAACCAAGTAAGGGCTCGTGCCTATACGGTAGCTGCGCCATTGAACGTAGGCGATTTTACCCAAGAAAGCCTTAGGGCGCAAATTTTAAAGGAGCGTTCTCAAGAGTTGATGTGGGAAGGCTGGAGGCGGCAAGATCTTATTCGACACGGGCAATTCTGTAGCGGAACCTGGACGCAGAAACTAACTGTTGATGATGATTGCGAAAAAAGAAAACTGTTCCCTATTCCGCAATCTGTTTTGGATGTCAATGCAACGCTAGTGCAGAACCCCGGATATTAG
- a CDS encoding glycosyl hydrolase: protein MYRKIALIIGLAILFILPAHGQKKVKKEEAVVETSPLEKVSISGLKFRSIGPAITSGRISDVAVHPDNHFVYYVGTSAGGVWKTTNNGTTYSPIFDSQGSYSIGCITIDPNNPSTIWVGSGENNNQRSVSYGDGIYKSEDGGASWKNMGLKQSEHIGKIIVHPQNSDIIYVAAIGPLWSSGGDRGVYKSMDGGQTWEAILTVDEHTGINDIVMDPRNPDLIYASALQRRRHVFTYVGGGPSSGIYRTKDGGKNWEKANKGLPGGDKGRIGLAISPADPEFIYAIVEAAEGGGFFRSTNRGASWEKRSGHTTSGNYYTEIVAHPTDPDIVFSMDTWLQWTTDGGKSFQQVNEQFKHVDNHSMWINPKQTDHYLVGCDGGLYESFDAAKTWVFKANLPVTQFYKVAVDNSEPFYYVYGGTQDNFSLGGPSRTRSRNGIVNENWFITNGGDGFESQIDPKNPNIVYAQSQYGGLVRYDRASGEQLGIQPKPAEGEADFRWNWDAPLAVSEHLATRIYFAANKLFKSDDRGNSWQTISGDLTRQVDRNTLPVMGRIQSIDAVAKNGSTSPYGTIVAFAESPINENLLLVGTDDGLIQITENGGQSWTKIDANTISGVPERTYVNFLLASQHDENVMYAVFNHHKYGDFKPYVYKSPDKGKTWSAIHANLPERGSAYSLAEDFVEKDLLFVGTEFGCFFTNDGGQYWKQLKAGLPTIAVRDLAIQKRENDLVLATFGRGFYVLDDYSPLRQLKAEQLDLAAHIFPIKDGLVFIQSTPLGLRGNGFQGHAYFSTPNPSVGVEFTYHLKEKVETLKEKRQKLEKDLIKEGKAISYPTYEALKAEAEEEQAYLLFSIMDADKNILKQIKTKHATGVQRINWDGRYPSVSPVSLRSRSTDNPFASEDQGILAVPGTYTVSLSQSINGELSTLVGPTPFKLQSLGGVTLPAADRAALLAFQQEAQALQRAISGAGSQIRDISNRIQHIEKAIYDTPTPTAQWIKEVKQIKDKVQAIQEAMYGDRLAGRVDIDTPPSIASRMGSVTYEMWDSSSSPTQTHQDGLRLAKKAFEPVLNSINELMTKDLVILEEKLEKAGAPYTPGRKVEYGKQ from the coding sequence ATGTACAGAAAAATCGCCCTCATCATTGGCTTAGCCATCCTATTTATCCTACCAGCACACGGCCAAAAGAAAGTTAAAAAAGAAGAAGCCGTTGTTGAAACCAGCCCACTTGAAAAAGTATCCATTAGTGGCCTGAAATTTCGGTCCATTGGACCAGCCATTACCTCTGGACGTATCTCCGATGTAGCTGTTCATCCTGATAATCACTTCGTATATTATGTAGGTACTTCTGCTGGCGGGGTCTGGAAAACCACAAATAATGGTACAACCTACTCCCCTATCTTCGATAGCCAGGGTTCCTATTCTATCGGCTGTATAACCATTGACCCGAATAATCCCAGCACTATTTGGGTCGGTAGCGGTGAAAACAACAACCAGCGCTCTGTATCCTATGGCGATGGTATCTATAAATCCGAAGATGGCGGCGCTTCCTGGAAAAACATGGGACTAAAACAATCAGAGCATATTGGGAAAATAATCGTTCATCCACAAAACTCGGACATTATTTATGTCGCCGCCATTGGCCCTTTGTGGAGCAGCGGAGGAGACCGCGGTGTCTACAAATCGATGGATGGTGGCCAAACCTGGGAAGCGATCCTTACGGTAGATGAACATACCGGCATCAATGACATTGTCATGGACCCAAGAAACCCTGACCTGATTTATGCATCTGCGTTGCAAAGACGGCGCCATGTCTTCACCTATGTCGGCGGAGGCCCCAGTAGCGGCATCTACCGAACCAAAGATGGTGGCAAAAACTGGGAAAAAGCCAATAAGGGCCTTCCTGGTGGCGATAAGGGGCGCATCGGCCTCGCTATTTCACCTGCTGATCCGGAATTTATCTATGCCATCGTCGAAGCAGCTGAAGGTGGTGGTTTTTTTAGGTCCACTAACCGAGGCGCAAGTTGGGAAAAAAGAAGCGGCCACACCACCAGTGGCAATTATTATACGGAAATCGTGGCCCACCCTACCGATCCGGATATCGTCTTCTCTATGGATACCTGGCTACAATGGACCACCGATGGAGGCAAATCCTTCCAGCAAGTTAACGAACAGTTCAAACATGTTGACAACCATAGCATGTGGATCAACCCCAAGCAAACAGACCATTACCTGGTCGGCTGCGATGGTGGCTTGTATGAATCTTTTGATGCCGCCAAAACCTGGGTGTTCAAAGCCAATCTTCCCGTAACCCAGTTCTACAAAGTTGCCGTCGATAACTCCGAACCATTCTACTACGTCTATGGCGGAACCCAGGATAACTTCAGCTTGGGTGGCCCTTCCAGAACGCGCAGTAGAAATGGCATTGTCAACGAGAATTGGTTCATCACCAATGGCGGAGATGGTTTTGAATCTCAAATTGACCCAAAAAATCCGAACATCGTCTATGCCCAATCGCAATATGGCGGACTAGTCCGGTACGATCGCGCCAGCGGCGAACAACTCGGCATTCAACCCAAACCGGCCGAAGGAGAGGCCGACTTCCGCTGGAACTGGGACGCACCACTCGCCGTCTCCGAACACCTGGCGACCCGCATTTATTTTGCGGCCAATAAGTTATTCAAAAGCGATGACCGAGGCAATAGCTGGCAAACCATTAGTGGAGACCTGACGCGACAGGTTGATCGTAATACCCTACCTGTCATGGGACGCATCCAAAGCATAGATGCCGTTGCTAAAAATGGCTCCACTTCTCCCTACGGGACCATTGTCGCCTTTGCGGAAAGTCCAATAAATGAAAACCTACTTTTGGTGGGTACAGATGATGGCCTAATCCAAATAACCGAAAATGGTGGGCAAAGTTGGACCAAGATTGATGCGAATACCATTAGTGGTGTACCCGAACGAACTTACGTCAATTTCCTATTGGCCTCTCAGCATGATGAAAACGTCATGTATGCTGTTTTCAACCACCACAAATACGGCGATTTCAAACCCTACGTCTACAAAAGCCCAGATAAAGGAAAAACCTGGTCGGCTATCCATGCTAATCTTCCTGAAAGAGGTTCAGCCTATAGCTTAGCGGAAGATTTTGTAGAAAAGGATTTGCTATTTGTGGGAACCGAATTTGGCTGTTTTTTCACAAATGACGGTGGCCAATACTGGAAACAACTCAAAGCGGGTTTGCCTACGATTGCGGTCAGGGACCTAGCCATTCAAAAAAGAGAAAATGACCTTGTACTTGCCACCTTTGGACGTGGATTTTATGTGCTGGATGATTACTCCCCGCTTCGACAACTCAAGGCAGAACAACTTGACCTGGCAGCCCATATATTCCCGATTAAGGACGGTCTTGTCTTTATCCAAAGCACACCCCTAGGCTTAAGGGGAAATGGCTTCCAGGGACATGCCTATTTTAGTACCCCAAATCCTTCCGTTGGGGTTGAATTTACTTATCATCTAAAAGAAAAGGTAGAGACCTTAAAAGAAAAAAGGCAAAAACTGGAAAAAGACTTGATCAAGGAAGGAAAAGCCATTAGTTATCCTACTTATGAGGCCTTAAAAGCTGAGGCAGAGGAGGAACAAGCATACTTATTGTTTAGCATTATGGATGCAGATAAAAATATCCTCAAACAAATTAAAACCAAACACGCGACCGGCGTGCAACGCATTAACTGGGATGGTAGATATCCTAGTGTCAGTCCTGTCAGCTTGCGAAGTAGGAGTACCGACAACCCTTTTGCCAGTGAAGACCAAGGTATTCTGGCCGTGCCGGGAACTTACACGGTCTCGCTGTCTCAAAGTATTAATGGTGAGCTTAGTACTTTGGTAGGCCCCACTCCGTTTAAATTACAATCCTTAGGCGGCGTCACGCTCCCTGCTGCCGATAGAGCCGCCTTATTGGCTTTCCAACAAGAAGCACAGGCCCTGCAAAGAGCCATTTCAGGTGCTGGTAGCCAAATACGCGATATCAGTAACAGGATACAGCACATCGAAAAAGCCATTTATGATACTCCAACACCTACCGCACAATGGATAAAAGAGGTGAAACAAATTAAAGATAAAGTGCAAGCCATTCAGGAAGCAATGTACGGTGACCGATTGGCAGGTCGGGTCGATATAGATACGCCACCCTCCATCGCTAGCCGCATGGGAAGTGTTACTTATGAAATGTGGGACTCCTCCTCCTCCCCAACTCAAACACACCAAGACGGGCTCAGGCTGGCTAAAAAAGCTTTTGAACCTGTTCTCAATAGTATCAATGAGCTAATGACTAAGGATTTGGTTATATTGGAAGAAAAATTAGAAAAAGCAGGCGCCCCATATACCCCGGGCAGAAAAGTGGAATACGGAAAGCAATAA
- a CDS encoding N-acetyltransferase: protein MIKIRPAKEEDLDLLWDLFNGIIEEKIYYPYVPGTPRAALEKTWININNLSYIADYQDQAAGAYIVRPNQEGYGAHIANAAYMVAPPFRSLGVGKQLALHSLEAAKNAGYLGMQYNLVVSTNTAAVKLWQAIGFQIIATIPGGFHHFEKGYVDAYIMYKSL from the coding sequence ATGATAAAAATACGACCAGCTAAGGAGGAAGACCTTGACCTGCTTTGGGATTTATTCAATGGCATTATTGAAGAGAAGATTTATTATCCCTATGTACCGGGAACCCCTAGAGCTGCCTTAGAAAAAACATGGATTAATATCAACAATCTTTCCTATATCGCTGATTATCAAGATCAAGCAGCAGGAGCTTACATTGTTCGCCCCAACCAGGAAGGATATGGCGCCCATATTGCCAATGCTGCTTACATGGTTGCGCCTCCTTTCCGAAGCTTGGGGGTAGGAAAGCAATTGGCCTTGCATTCGCTGGAAGCCGCAAAAAACGCCGGTTACCTAGGTATGCAATACAACCTGGTAGTGAGTACCAATACCGCTGCTGTGAAGTTGTGGCAAGCCATTGGCTTCCAAATTATCGCTACGATTCCAGGTGGCTTTCATCATTTTGAAAAAGGCTATGTAGATGCCTACATCATGTACAAAAGCCTATAA